The DNA window TGTGTCAGAGGGAAGGTTATTACAGGCAAGCAGACTTATGAAAAGGCATACTTACACATGCTCCTCAGATAACTTGCCAATGTCCTAATCTTGTCCTTGTTAGAAGAGGGTGATAATCTTGATCGTTTGTTGAATTGCCCCTCTCTATTGATCATGTGACTTGCATGACAAAGGGTCTAGTCTTCTCCTCGATTCAACTTATCTAAAAGTGCTCAAAAGGAAGAAATggtttcagaaaaaaagaagagagattGTAAAGATAAGACTCCGGGGATAATTAACAGTAAGAGCTTACTGTAATACTCCATCATCCATTGGCTGTTAGGGGGGCGTGGAGGTTTGGCAAGTAACAGTTTTTTAGACGTGGGGAGCACTATATAAAAGAAGGTGTCAGTCCTGGCTCCTCATGTTAACAGTCTTAATTCATACCTCTGGAGATGAGTTGGTATGTGTTGTTGATTTTGTTGATGGCTTGGGTGGTAGTGAATGTGGAGATGGCCAGTTTAGAAAGCAGTAGGCCTCCAGTTGACCCTGGACCTCAAAGTCTTCAGGCCTTACACTGTCCACCTTGTGAGCGGATTCATTGCTCACCCCGCAGAGCTCTGAATCTCCAGTGTAAAGGTGGGGtcaccacaggtgtgtgtggctGCTGCCCTACATGTGCCAAACTGGCTGGGGAGAGCTGTGGAGGAACGTGGGATCACCTGGGCAAGTGTGATGAaggtctggtgtgtgtgtaccaggacTCCAGTGATGGCAAACCAGAAGAAGAACGCAAAGGCATCTGCAAATCAGGTAACCCGAAAAAATCCGAAACCaggtgaaaatatattttaaacattgcaaCCCCTCCAGCGCTGCACAGGAATAGTGCTGCCTTCTCATGAAACATTGAGAACAACTCAATACGTCTAGGAcgtgttggagtggtgtttgttaaTTAAAGCCAATAATTTAaaatcagtacctgatctcacaaatgtaaatgttgtAGTAGCTTAATAGcattaaatcctcacaacaaAGTTATGATGTTTAGTCTATGCCCCCTAAGAAAATTAAATCTGAGTGAATCTCCTTACTGATTTTTGAATGACTCTGGATTTCTGAAGTATCTGCAAACATCCAGACATATGGCACATCTCTTactgaacagtgagtgtaggcACTTGTCCGTAGTCCGACATGACCCTTGGGACAACGTAACCGATCAATCTAATCTATTAATCTAGCTACTTATCTTTTTTAGAGTACAATATGATACGTGAAAATGGTAAACATCCACTCATCAAATGTTTCCTTTGAAATCCATTGTGTCAATAGGGAGTTTGTTCCCTCttttctgcagtaacagcttctctTCCTCTGGAAATTTATAATAGATACAACcagcccagtaaacaaggaacgtccctggacgttcaaaatacgtctaaaagtagtctgtccgtcaaggacatattataaacgtcaatggacgtccaaattccatcttgataagttagttaagtggtgaccaatcgataacgtcagtggacgtccaaaatacgtctaatagtcgtcttttcaatgtctgtgtttggacgtcttttcaactttagttttcaaccttaagagaacgttgattagacggcagttatgacgttatttcaacgttgaatcaacggcaaATCAacaaatgtttactgggagaCACCTTTTGTTAAACTTgctgtgttttaaatgtataaatataaataaagctgtCTTGTCCTCTGAAAGGAATAATTCTAGAAAATTAGAATGTTGTTATAAtcatttgggggaaaaaaaacagtgagGACAGAAGAAaatgccactccagctcatctctGAGGCACTGAATGAAGCtaaatcactccagagagcactGTTCAGCTGTTCCAGGGACTGCTAGGGACTCTTTAGCTAACGCTTGGAATTGGGCAGCGTTACATTCAACATGAAAGTATTTTAGAGTGGTGCTCAAGAGAGACCCATAAATTAGCTGAAATCACTCATTAGAATACGTGtctacacatttatatatagatagataataCACTAATAACTGATGAAGCATAATTTGTTCCCATGCAGTACTTGAAGTCCTCGAAAAAGATACATGTCGTCCAGACTGTACCTGGGAATTCTGCCAGACGCACCCCAATGAAATATGTTCGGCCAGGTAAAGAGCAACAAGACTTGCACTGTATACTCTACCATTCCATTCATTTTAACTAACcagctgtgttgtgttttataCATTCACAATATTTTTAGTCCTGGTTCTCTTCTTTcctataaacataaatattactgATAATGTGTCATGTACTTCCATACATCAAGTTTTTTCTGATTTtcatgtttctatattatttgaaCACATCAGCTGGTTTGTGTAGCATAGGTCTTCATTTCCTGTGGCAGAATAGGGTCCCCACCTGGGCAGGCACACCACGATGCACTTTAGTACCTATCTCTGTGACATAACATATTTGCCATCTCCTGTCTTTCTGTAGGTACTTTAGTTCTCAGGTCAATACCATGCATCTCCGTAATAATCCAGAAGGTTAATGTGAGGCTCTCTGTGTGCTTGGTTCTGTAGGTCGGTGTCTGTGGAGGAGCGAGAGTGTGGAGGATTCTGTCAGCACACAACCTGTTCCAGCTGTTTGGTCCTAAAGCATCCAGCATGTCCACAAGCCTGTGCTCAGTCTGACCACATCTGCCTCCATCGCTTTGGGAGGTGTATACGCAGCCATCTGGAGGCACATAAACCTGCTGTCTGCCACCAGAATTTGCAGGTAAAAGAGCTTAAAGaacttgtttattattttgaattttttatataatatgcaACTCACACGAGCACATTGGAGTGGGCAGGTTTACAGATCTCTGATACATCTAGATCACTAGGTGTCAGAATAATGACCATTTCATAATgtgaaaaatgactgattgtttctttaaagaaaacacagcactgtccttgtttttctgaaaactcagtgtgtggtttttttttttggtccaacAGAACAGTAGTGAGGGATATTTTATGTGCTTGGCTCCTGCCTGTCCAGCTCCAGCAAACTGACACATCGGTGAAAGAACTACTCTAAAGGGCTTGAAGTGAAAAATGTAGCATTTTAATGCAGCTATTTTTGATATATGAATGGTTGTAACCTTTTAATTCTTCTTTTATTAACCCACTGCAATTAAATTGGTGTATATTGTACAgctgaaagaaaatgtttgtgaaTTGATTGAATAAATGGTTTCTATATAAAGTGCTCCTAAATGTGATCTTTATTTAGAATACAATACGAAGATTTGTCATACTGTAAACTTATAATATATTCTCAATGATGtatcatgtagaaaaaaatatttttttttctattttcactTTTTAATGTGAAGGGTAATAAGCAGCTTTAAATAGACCTGATGAGATTTAAAGTGACTAGAACAATAAACAGAACTGTACAAGGTACAAAATGCACTGTTTAACAcaggaataaataaaataattcattcattatctgtaagcgcttatccagttcagggtcacggtgggtccagagcctaaccgtACTCACTGGGtggaaggcgggaatacaccctggagggggcgccagtccttcacagggcaacacacattcattcactcacacctaaggacttttgagtcgccaatccacctaccaacatgtgtttttggactgtgggaggaaactggagcacccagaggaaacccacgtggacaaagagagaacacaccaaactccgccctaaataaaatcaatatcCTTATTTTTAAGTGATGAACAACTATCAAAATATACCTAAATAGCACTCAGACTATTTAACCCAACATATTTATGGGTTCATAAATATGTTAATACTAAAAAATACCTAAATGAACTGTGTTGAAATAAAACTTTGTGGTGAATAACTTGTAATATTTAAGTATGCATTATATAAACAATTATTCTATACAAAATAAAGCATTGTTTACATGTCATCTGATTCCAAATATTAGAATATTTGCAGAATTACTACATGTAACACTCTTTGAAATTTACATATGAACTCTCACTTAGTTACTAAGTATATTCTTCTTATATTGACAAGAACAGCAACCAAACACTTTCTATAACTGCTGTGATAAGTACTGAAAAAAAGgacaa is part of the Hoplias malabaricus isolate fHopMal1 chromosome 4, fHopMal1.hap1, whole genome shotgun sequence genome and encodes:
- the si:ch73-330k17.3 gene encoding IGFBP domain-containing protein, with translation MASLESSRPPVDPGPQSLQALHCPPCERIHCSPRRALNLQCKGGVTTGVCGCCPTCAKLAGESCGGTWDHLGKCDEGLVCVYQDSSDGKPEEERKGICKSVLEVLEKDTCRPDCTWEFCQTHPNEICSARSVSVEERECGGFCQHTTCSSCLVLKHPACPQACAQSDHICLHRFGRCIRSHLEAHKPAVCHQNLQNSSEGYFMCLAPACPAPAN